The following DNA comes from Peribacillus sp. FSL E2-0218.
TTTGATCCCGCCATTTAACCTAATGATTTTCAGGACATAAGAAAAAGGGCCGCACCCGCAGCTCCTGCTTATTATGGAGTGGACACAACCGTGAAAAAATCAGACCCTGTTTTGTATATTTCATGAGTTTAAACTGCCCTGTTTCTTATCTTTAAATAAGCGATAAAGGCCCCTGATGAGATAATGCAGAAAAAAGTAACCAAAAAGTATAATGGAAGGCAGGGCATTGGTGTAGATATTCAAAAAAACCATACCAAAAACCAGAAAAAGCAAGGAAATCATAAAGTCAGATATATAACGTTCAATACTAGTCAACATCATCACCTCTAACTTATTTTACCATTAGCCATTCTTATTGGAAATGCCTCCGATTCAATCAATTACACGCTTTACTAAACGGATGATCATTTTTGGAATGAAAGTCAAGATAGTAAAAACCAATTCAGCTAAGATTGAATCGAGAATTTCATCCATTATGCCCTTGAAAAAACCTTTCTTTGCTTTTCTTTTCCCTCTTGCCACTTTTATATCCTCTTTATCTTTCATGATTTACTAACGTACTGCCTCAATCATTCTGCCTTTTATTCTATAACAAAAAGAGCTGCTCGTCACAGCCCTAACCTTTAAGTTTTTACAGGGAATAATGGAGGGATATTTCACTTTTTCACATACATTTTATTCATAAAGGGTTCAACTGAAGAAATGGTTATATCCTGATAATAATAATGAACGATATCTTTATAACTCTTCCCCTCTTGAGCCAATCCGTTTGCCCCATATTGGCTCATGCCTACACCGTGGCCATTACCTTTTGTGTAAATAATAACCTCACTGCCCTCTCTTTTAATCGTGAAATCGGATGATTGGAGTTTCAGCTTATCCCTGATGGTTTTCCCACTATATCTCTTGTCATTAATTTCGATAAGCTTTATGCGATTCCCAGTTGATTTTGAAATAACCTTACCGATATTGACATCATTATTCAATTTAATTCCCAGCAGCTCTTCAAATTTGGATACTTGAATTGCCGTTTGGTATTGGAACTTTGGAGATTTGATGTCCCAGGGACTTTCAACGCTTTTTAGATATGGGGTTTCATTCCCCCAGTAATCCTCGGAATTCTCCGTATATCCATTGCTGGTCGAAAAGAAAGATGCATCGATTGGTTTCTCATCAAAGGTTATAATTTGACCTTTTGTGGCATCGACCGCTTTTTGAACTTTAGAGATATTTGATTGATAATCCTTTCCCCATTCATTAGCTAGCTCTTTCTTGTTTTTAAAGACTTGGTGGTATTGAATATTATCGGTGATATCCGTACCGTCCGGTAAATTAATTTTCGAATCGGAAATCATCTGTTGAACTAAAAAAGTTCTAGCAGCTAATGATTGAGCCTTTAATGCTTCCATTTCAAAAGTAACTGGCATTTCTGAAGCAACGACACCTACCACGTATTCTTCCAAAGGAATATGCTCAATCACTTTCGTTTTTGTCCTATAAACCGAAACGTCGGTGGATGGCTCAGACGAATTTTCTTTCGTGTACGTCGATTCACTCACATCCTGCTTTGTTGATGCATCCAGGTTCTTTTTTGCATGATTTGAAAAGGAAACTACCAAAATGGAAGGCACTACTAATATGACAATCATCGTCGTAAACATAATCCACATCAATGGCTGGAATTTATTCATCCGTCCTCCTTAATAAAAAAAGCATTTTAAACAGGGTATGAATAAACCACATCATATATTACCCATTGTTTCCTACTTGTTGAACCACCGTTCGGACTTCATCTTCCGAACCAACCACCACTGCAAAAGGTTGCGAAAACGGCCATAAAGAAAAGCTGCCAACAAGGCAGCTAAAAGAATTTGTTCCATTACGTTTAAGAGCGCTTTAATAATTTCTTTGTTTTTAATAAAACAAATAGGAGCGGTATATATAAAACAATGAAGCCGACGCTGTAAGGATTAATTATTTTGTTTAGTATATACAATAAATCGATATCATAATAAAGGATGTTGACCAGGACGATGATGATGGACATGATCCATAAGGGATATTTTTGCTGGACATTGAATAAGCGCTTGATCCCCCTGCTGGCAGCCCACAAGGGAATGACCATATTGGGGATGATAATGATGGCCCACCAAGAAATGGTTATGTACTCGAACCGCTGAATGAAGGGCAATTCAATAATGCTGGTCAGGGTTAAGGTTGGCCATAGGGTAAGGGTAAGCAGCTTGAGTGGATAAAAGGCGATTGAAACGAAATAGACGGTTAAAGCCAGCAAAGTAGTGGTTAATGCTCCTCCATGGGCAAACTTTTGTGATGTTTCTGCTTTTTTTATGAACGGATAATACATCAGCAGCATTTCAAAACCAAGCATCGTTAAGGAGATACTTTTGGTTCCTTTCAGAATGTCCAGAAAGGTATGATTGAATATAGGAAGCACTCCCGTGAAATCCGAATACCTAATACCATAAAAAGGGAAAAACAAAAGCCAATATGAAACGATTACTGTTATAAAAGTAATTCCTGTAACGGTTCGGAATCCCCCGGAAATTACATAATAAATCAGGATGAGGAACACCGCAGCCATTGCCCAGGCAGGGACATCATCGAACATCCAAACATGTATGACACGTATATATCCGACGATGATCGTCATCCCCAATATAAAAAAGTACAAAATGAACAACAGGCTGAAGAAACTGCCAACCCATTTGCCGAATACATGATGGTTGGCGTTAATGATATCACCTGGAACCATTTTGAAAATCTTATATATGAGCCAAATTATTAGGTGAATGATCAATCCCGCCAGCAATATGGAGATCCATCCATCCGTTCCTGTGAACTTCGCCAATTCCCTTTGAAAGCTCAACGCCCCTAATCCAGTTTGCATGCCATGCATTAAAAAAAACACATAAAATGGCGATACCTTATACTTAACATTAACAGTAGCTTGGTTCATATAGGACCCTCATTTGTCTTACCAATTTCTAATGTTATTATCTTGGCTTTTAGTATAGATGGTTATTCAGGAAATTAATTTATGGCTCATAATCCGATTGAAAGATGGACACAAAGGACGCTGCCAACATCGCCGCGTTAGTTGAAAGGTCTTTCCGATACATACGATGTTAGTTTGTTCTCCAGGGAATTTTCAGCAAATCGCATTAGTGCATATCCTTATGATCTTTTCGAGAACACGGAATGTTTTCACCTATGAAAGAATGATCGATGATCTTAAAGTAAGGAAGTATCACCCCTAGTAAAGATACGGTACAAATCATGGACCCGATTAAAAAGTATAGTGGCCGTATTCCCCAAACTTCACTCAAAAAACTACCGGTGAGCACGCCTAATGGCATAACACCTCTGATAATGAAAAGCCGGACAGCGGATACTTTACCCATTAATTCATTTGGCACAGCTTGCTGAAAAATGGTTATGTTATGAACACCAAAAAAAGCCATGGCTATTCCGGCAATTACCTCGGTGATTAACGCAAAGGCGATACTATGGGTAAAACCTAATGAAATGAATGTTAAGCCCCCTATAACTAATGCTCCCAGCATTAAAACTCTGCGCCTTTTATTATTGATTTTCCCGGCGAAGATCGTACCCATTACATAGCCTAATGGGAAGCTTGCCATAAAATATCCGTACTCTGCATAACTGCCCGATAATTCATTTGTGATATAAGGAAGGTTTACAACCATTGTGACCCCCACTCCAAATTGAACGAAGGCCAAAAAGATTCCTAACCAAACAATAACTGGTTGTTTAAAGAAATAAGATATTCCTTCCATAAATTGTTCCAGCCAAGACTTTCGTACATGTTGAACCGTCCTTACCTCCTGGATGAAAAACAAAAGAGTTCCACTCATGATAAGCAGTCCACAAACAAAAATCAGGGCCGGTATTATGCCTGTATGCTCTATAACGACTCCGCCCAAAAATGGTGCAGAGAATGTCATCAGCCTAACGGTGCCATCTTTATAAGCATTGGCCGCACTTAATTGGTCTTTAGGAATGATAGTAGGTGTAATGGCTTGATTAGCAGGTGTATAAATGGGGGTTATTAAGCCTGCTATTATTTGGACGACGAAAATATGCCAAGATTCGAGATTTCCAACTGCCAAGGAAACAAGTGGAATCAAGAAAATCACCCCCCTGGTCCATTGAGAAACGATCATTAACCACTTACGGCTCCATTTATCAATAAACGGACCAATGAACAATTGCAGGATAAGGGATGGCAAGAAATACAAAAGCCACATACTCCCCAATGCCATCGGCGAATTCGTCAGTTGATATAGAAGAATGGAGTTACAAAAAGCACCGAAAGCACCGCCTAATTCAGAGATGGCATTACCTATCCATAAGATAAGGAACTGACGGTTCTTTAATAATTTGTCACTCACATGATCCCCCCTTTAACATTCATCGTAATGCAACTAACCTGTCCCGTTAGCCGCAAAAAAAGGAGCTGCCGATCAGCTCCAGGTAATCAAGGTTAGCACTGTTCATTCATTGAAATATCATGTTAAGTATTGAAGCCATTTATGTTCCGGTTCGTGCAATTGTATGGCACCCCGAAGCCATTTTCTCCGCTGATCATCTAGTTTATCTACTATCGCGATAAAGTCTTGATGGTCTTTTTCTCTGGTGTTTTTCACCTTATATAAAAGGACAATTTCTGGATTTAGATAAGGAATGCCTGTATCAGAATAACTCCAAACCGACATAAGCGGATGGGAAATCGTTAACTCCCTTCTGAATTTCCACTCAGAATCCGTTGCTTCATTTAAAAGCACTTCTAATCTATCTCCATTTGATTTATGTAAAGCGTGTATTTCGTGAATAGGTAACTCTAAAAACTCATTATTCCAACTATGGAATGTACCTTTAACAACCTTCTTAAAATCCCATTCTTTCAGATACTCCTTCAGATATAACTGATCCTTCCGAAATAGTGCAATCTCTATATCTTGATGTTGTCTTGTTTCTCTGCCGATACTTAAATCAATTGCCCAACCACCTGCAAAGAACCACATTTTATTGAATCCTGACATCAAAGAAGCAATCCTATGACATTGTTCGAATGACATATAAATCCTCCAGACTAACCATTGATTTTGCTTAGAAGTTTTGTGAGATATTTCATTATTTTTAGCTATCCTGAATTATCTTTTTATATGAGAAATGATGCTTGCATTAAAAGGGAATCTATTCTTGGCAACTTCTTCTTTTAACCTTGCCAATGCCTTTACTGCCGCAATCTTTAACTCTGTGGGATATTGGTAGGTAATACTGTTTGATTCAAACTCATTATCATCTATAACTTCCCATTCATAGTGGAGAATATCAGGGAATTTTAGGGCTTTAATTTTTACAATCTCATTCAATTTAATCATCCTAAATTTTTTTATCCTAACTACTTCGCCCGACCATTCGCGATTTCCTTCTTTACCCAAAAAATGCCCTTTTGTTCCATAAGAAAAAGGCTGCCGCAGCAACCTCCGATATTACCAAGCTTTCTTTGCCCTTATGATCATAAAAGATGGTCTTCTCAACTCATTCGTGATTTTTGGTAAACTATCCGCTGCTTCATCAGCGGGAATAGGCTCGATTACTTGTTCAATCTGAAAGCCATTAAGGATTAGTTCATTTATTAGTGTTGAAAAAGTACGGTGATATTTAACAACACCGTCTATATACCAATGTTGTTGCCTTTCACCTTCTTCCTGGTAATGATCAACTGCATAATGTGATCTATTGTTTTCTTTGTCAATGATCCAATTATCCATATTTCGTCTAGCTGTTGCAATCGGATGCTCAATGGAGAAAAGAAAGACCCCCATTTTTTTCAAACAACCGTTCATTTTTTTTATGACAGCATCATAATCCCTTATATAATGTAAAGCTAGCGAACTAACTGCAACATCAAAATCCTGCTGTCTTATCTGAAGATCTTCTAATGATATATGTACATAGCTAATACGTTCATGAGCGTTTCTTTGTTGAGCAACGTTTATCATATTCTTTGAAATGTCTATTGCTAAAACCTCTCGAGCCTGTTCATTCACACAATATTTTGCGAAGTCCCCCATACCACATCCTACATCCAACACCTTTTTATTCTTTAATTCAGGCAGCATATCTCTTAAGGTAGGCTGCTCTAGTAAATCATTGTAATTCAATTCCGACTCACGCAGGTTCCGGTAGCTCTCGAAGAATTTCGGGTGATCATAAATGTTTTGTTTCATGAACAAAAATCGCCTCTTTTCTTTTATGATAAACAGATTTTTTTCATTGACACTATCATAATTTTTCCATATTTATCAAAAAAGAAATAGACTTATATTCTTGTTTTTGGTAAGATTTAGATTGAATCATGCCTATATTCTTCTAACCTCCCGAATAGTTCCAAAAGAAAAATCTGCCTAAGCAACCTCCCTTCGTAGCGGATTACCATTCAACCCCTGATAGTATTTTTCATTTTAACCGCCGATTCACTTTTCTTTATTATCCCATGTATTTCTTACAAAAAAACCCCGGATAAGGGACACTTTTAAGCGTGTCCGTCATCCGGGGTTTAGTTCATCAGCGATTGACTTTTTTATATTGCATTCATTGATTTCCTTTTTTGACCCATTCCGCTACTGTCACTGTACGTTTAGCTTGATGTTTTACGGCACCTGAAACATCTTCGATCATTTTGCCATCTTGTCCGACCGTTACGCTTGTTCCATATGGGTTTCCTCCTGCACCAAATAGGACTGGGTCCGTATAACCGGGAGGAGCAATGATAGCACCCCAGTGCATCATGGAGGTGTATAACGATAACAAGGTAGCTTCTTGACCGCCATGTGGGTTTTGCGCCGAAGTCATGGCACTTACGACTTTATTCACTGTCTTGCCGCTTGCCCACAGTCCCCCTTGGGTATCGAGGAACTGTTTCATTTGTGATGCCACATTCCCAAAGCGCGTTGGGACACTGAAGATAATGGCATCTGCCCATTCAATGTCAGCCGATGACGCGACCGGTACGTCTTTTGTTGCTTCGACGGTTGCTTTCCATGCTTCATTTCCTTCGATAGCCGATTGAGGAGCCAATTCTTGTACTTTTAATACTTTCACTTCAGCTCCTGCTTCTTTTGCTCCTTCTTGAGCCCATTTTGCTAATTGGAAATTGGTTCCGCCCATACTGTAAAATATCACTGCTACTTTAACGTTTGACAATGATTCCATCTCCTTTACTATTAGCCTGCATCCAAATGTAATTTCCTTATAATAAGTTTAGCCCTAAAGGGATTTCATTAAACTTACTGCACTCTCCAGAAATGATCTTGTACTATATACATACGTATACCCAGCCTTTATTTCTTTTACTCTCGTAACACATGTCGTGACTGCATGTGAAGAGATTTTTGCAAGTAAATGATTTCATTACAGCATAGGCTTTAGCTAATGTTTACTAAAGAAAATAGACAAATCCAAACAAAATATTTAAACGGGAATTTAGTTTCTTTCTTCTTGAACGCACCTGTTTTGATATCGAAACTTAAACCAAAAAGAAAAGATAACATTAGAAAAAAAAAGACTACTTCTTTCATCGGAAAAAGTCTACTGGATATACCTATCATAAGCAATATCCCTACCAAGCACCCTACCAATATTGGAATATATTCTGCTTTATACATCTTATTTCTCATAATTGATTCCTCTCTCTGACTTATGATATGTATTCTGGCTTTAAACTTTAGAAAAGAATCTAATCTATCATTCAAACACCAAATATCATTGTCCCTAAAATCATATATATAAAGGGAAATAGGAATAAGCATGCATTTACAAAAATAGAAACAAACGTCATAACATCTTTATGAATATAATGTGCTTTTAAAGCGAAGAAGAGACCAATAGGACCAATTACCAATGGAAAAAATATAGGCAACCCTTGCACTTTTTCGAGTGTAACAATATCAAACAGAAAATTCACAATGAATAGTAGAGGAACGAGGAATAACAAATAAGAAACAAAAAGAAATGTCTTTTGCACGATAAGCCCCTTAAAAAAGTTAGTTTCTTAAATTCTACCATAATACAACAAATATTTTGGATAATTAACCCATTATTTCGCAATAAACTTGACTAGACCGGTGCATAAATAAAAGGTAGCTAACACACTTATATCATCCACCCAAGTGAAAATAAGCCCGCAGAAACCAGCCAAAGATTTGTTATACAATATATAGAACAACGTGTTATACTTCAATTAGAACAGTCAGGAGGTACTTATGCTTATCCAAATCGAAACCTCATCGGATATTCCCATTTATACGCAGCTTTCCAATCAACTGATTGAACTAATCGCACGCGATCAATTAAAAGGGGGCGATGTATTGCCTTCCGTCAGATCGTTGGCGTCTGACCTTGGGGTTAATATGCACACAGTCAATAAGTCTTACCATGAGCTAGAAAGAAAAGGAATCATCCGCATCGTACCGAAGTCCGGAGCCGTAATTAATCCATCCATTCGAGATGGCATTTCCCAAGAACATCGTCTGAGGATCGTCGAGGAACTGAAGCCGATTATTGCCGAGGCAATCGTGCTGGGTATGAATGCCGAGGACATTCAGCAACTCGCTTCATCCATACTTTCAGATATGAAGGAGGAATAAGACCTATGTCATTATCGATTTTTCTTATTACACTGGCTTTCATCATTTTGCTGCAATCCGCCATTCCGTTCTTATTGAAGGGGTCGATTGTATTTGGCGTTACCATTCCCGAACAACATATGAAGGAACGAGCGATTTCTTCGTATAAACGCTTTTATTCAGCAACGATACTTATTACCGGTTTCCTTGCCTTGATTGTCTATTTCCTCTGGGCAAAAAACCGGACACTTTCCGAGGATCAAGTCGTTTTTGCCGGTTTGGCCATCCAGTTCGGCATTCTTTTTTTATGTATGATCATGTATCTATATTTCCATGCAAAAACAACGAAATTGAAACGCACCCATAAGTGGGGTGCAGGATTAAAACCGGTTCGGATAGCTGATCTCGCAAGCCATGCCAAAGATGAAATGCTTCCGTCCTATATGTTTGCCCTTCCCGCGCTCATTACAGCGGGACTGCTCGTTTATACAGCAAGCCAATACAGTCAGTTGCCCGCCATGATTCCCACTCATTGGGATATAGACGGCCAACCGGACGCGTTCAGTCAAAAAACGTCCTTTTCCGCCATCTCCCTTTTGCTTATTCTATTGGTCATCCAGGGTATGATGTTCGGAATAAATGTGATGACAAAACGTTCGGGCATCAAGCTGACTTCTGCCAAAAAGAAATCTTCACAAGTCCAGCAACTGGCATTCCGTAAATATTCAAGCTGGTTTTTGTTTTTCACGACTGTCCTGATCACCATTCTGTTTGGCTTCATACAGCTGGTGATCATTCAAGGCGGAATGGGGAATGCCGCTTTTATGGCAGCGGTGCCACTCGGCTTCCTTTCAATCATGCTAATCGTGACCGCCGTCTATGCCTTCAAGGTCGGTCAAGGCGGCTCTCGCATTCAGGTAACGGCTGAAGAAGAGGAAACGATGGATACCACCTTTGTCGACGACGACCAATACTGGAAGGCAGGCATCTTTTATGTGAACAAAAATGATCCTTCCATTTTCGTCGAAAAACGGTTCGGAGTCGGCTGGGCCATAAACTTCGGGAATCCAATCGGTTATATATTCTTACTTGTCTCCATCCTGCTGATATTACTCATTTCATTCTTTATATGATCTTGGAGGATACAATCAACAGGGACTTTAAATGAAAAAGGGAAAGAGAATCACCTTGACTTGAGGTGTTTTCTTCCCTTGTTCTACAAAAACACTTATGCTTTTAAAAGATTAGCGTTAAATATATCAACATCAGCACCAATTATCTGCTTTGGTTGTTTGGTCAATGATAAATTGATTTCATTCCTAACTTCTCTGCATTATCATTGGGATACTATCAATAAATTTATATAAAAAATAACAACCGAATCCGATTAAAACCAGTCCAGCAACGATGGACGCACGTTTAATGTATGTTGGTTTCAAGAATTTTCTAGCACCTGTAACAACCGCCATTAACCCTATGTCGTGTATGAGAATACCTATGATAATACCTACACTTACAATGAAAAAATTAAAAATATTTGACGAATCAAATGAGTTTGACAGGATTGTTCCAAAAATACTTACCCAAAAAACTAAGTTCCCAGGAGATATGGCCACAAGCAGTCCATTTTTGTACGAAGATTTTAATGATTTTGCCGATTTTTCACCTACCAGTGTGATTTCGTGATCGGCGTTTTTGATGCTGTCATATCCGATGTGAAATAAGACAATGGCACCTATTATCCACAAAGGCACTTGAATGAATGGAATAGTTAAAATTGGTGCTAATCCAACGAACAATAAAATAATCAAGATTACATCAATGGTCATACCTCCAAGACCTACACTCCAGCCGTGCATAAAACCATTTTTCAAACCTTGTTTAATCATTTCAATTGAAATAGTTCCAATCGGCAATGCAATCGAAAGACCTAGTAAGATACTAGAAAACAGCAATACAAGCATCCCTCAACCCCCTATGTACTTTTTATTAAAATGGTTTTTATATTATAGTACATTAAATATGAATATAGCAGCGTTACACATGATAGTAAGCGGATGTAGTTTCATTATTCTGGTATTTACACTTATATGTATATGAAAAAATCGAATTTAGCTACAGAAATTTTCACCCCTCATCTTGGGCTTAGATTGTTTTTAAACTTTTACAGACTTATTTATTGAGGTCAGTTCTCCCAATTCCATAAGCCTTTGCACTATGTGGTCTTCTGTATCTCCACATAATGACAGTTTTTCAGAGGAAAGTGGGGCAAGTTGCAAATTCTCACCAATCATGACTGAATACATGGCATGCTGAAACATTGCAATATCATTCGCATCATTGCCGAATGCTATATACTCCCCTTCTTCTACACCCAATTGTTGCAGCCCGCTCCACTTATCAACACCTTTTGGACTTATGTCTAACACTCCCTCATTTCCATGAGAATGAACAACAACATCCATCCTGCTAAGCTGTGCTTCGACTTCTTCCATATTATCCGAAGTAAGTATCAATACTTTGACGATTGACTGTAATTTATCCAATGTTATGTTTTTAGCACGCCTTAGTGGATCAAGGTTATTCTTAATTGGATGGCTAGCTGGCCCTGTATAGGCGTAATCCCAATCACCGTCTACCAAATAAGAAACACTATGCGCTCGTAGTAATTGAACAATATTCGAGATTGTTTCTTCATCAAAACTGACCGTCGAGATGATTTTCCCGTTTAATGCAACCATTGAGCCATTGCCACCTATCATCGAAAACTGATGAAACCGCTCATGTAAGACGGGAAGTAAATCGCGTACAGGTCTAGCT
Coding sequences within:
- the spoIID gene encoding stage II sporulation protein D; this encodes MNKFQPLMWIMFTTMIVILVVPSILVVSFSNHAKKNLDASTKQDVSESTYTKENSSEPSTDVSVYRTKTKVIEHIPLEEYVVGVVASEMPVTFEMEALKAQSLAARTFLVQQMISDSKINLPDGTDITDNIQYHQVFKNKKELANEWGKDYQSNISKVQKAVDATKGQIITFDEKPIDASFFSTSNGYTENSEDYWGNETPYLKSVESPWDIKSPKFQYQTAIQVSKFEELLGIKLNNDVNIGKVISKSTGNRIKLIEINDKRYSGKTIRDKLKLQSSDFTIKREGSEVIIYTKGNGHGVGMSQYGANGLAQEGKSYKDIVHYYYQDITISSVEPFMNKMYVKK
- a CDS encoding GerAB/ArcD/ProY family transporter, giving the protein MNQATVNVKYKVSPFYVFFLMHGMQTGLGALSFQRELAKFTGTDGWISILLAGLIIHLIIWLIYKIFKMVPGDIINANHHVFGKWVGSFFSLLFILYFFILGMTIIVGYIRVIHVWMFDDVPAWAMAAVFLILIYYVISGGFRTVTGITFITVIVSYWLLFFPFYGIRYSDFTGVLPIFNHTFLDILKGTKSISLTMLGFEMLLMYYPFIKKAETSQKFAHGGALTTTLLALTVYFVSIAFYPLKLLTLTLWPTLTLTSIIELPFIQRFEYITISWWAIIIIPNMVIPLWAASRGIKRLFNVQQKYPLWIMSIIIVLVNILYYDIDLLYILNKIINPYSVGFIVLYIPLLFVLLKTKKLLKRS
- a CDS encoding MFS transporter, giving the protein MSDKLLKNRQFLILWIGNAISELGGAFGAFCNSILLYQLTNSPMALGSMWLLYFLPSLILQLFIGPFIDKWSRKWLMIVSQWTRGVIFLIPLVSLAVGNLESWHIFVVQIIAGLITPIYTPANQAITPTIIPKDQLSAANAYKDGTVRLMTFSAPFLGGVVIEHTGIIPALIFVCGLLIMSGTLLFFIQEVRTVQHVRKSWLEQFMEGISYFFKQPVIVWLGIFLAFVQFGVGVTMVVNLPYITNELSGSYAEYGYFMASFPLGYVMGTIFAGKINNKRRRVLMLGALVIGGLTFISLGFTHSIAFALITEVIAGIAMAFFGVHNITIFQQAVPNELMGKVSAVRLFIIRGVMPLGVLTGSFLSEVWGIRPLYFLIGSMICTVSLLGVILPYFKIIDHSFIGENIPCSRKDHKDMH
- a CDS encoding class I SAM-dependent methyltransferase, which translates into the protein MKQNIYDHPKFFESYRNLRESELNYNDLLEQPTLRDMLPELKNKKVLDVGCGMGDFAKYCVNEQAREVLAIDISKNMINVAQQRNAHERISYVHISLEDLQIRQQDFDVAVSSLALHYIRDYDAVIKKMNGCLKKMGVFLFSIEHPIATARRNMDNWIIDKENNRSHYAVDHYQEEGERQQHWYIDGVVKYHRTFSTLINELILNGFQIEQVIEPIPADEAADSLPKITNELRRPSFMIIRAKKAW
- the wrbA gene encoding NAD(P)H:quinone oxidoreductase; protein product: MSNVKVAVIFYSMGGTNFQLAKWAQEGAKEAGAEVKVLKVQELAPQSAIEGNEAWKATVEATKDVPVASSADIEWADAIIFSVPTRFGNVASQMKQFLDTQGGLWASGKTVNKVVSAMTSAQNPHGGQEATLLSLYTSMMHWGAIIAPPGYTDPVLFGAGGNPYGTSVTVGQDGKMIEDVSGAVKHQAKRTVTVAEWVKKGNQ
- a CDS encoding GntR family transcriptional regulator; the protein is MLIQIETSSDIPIYTQLSNQLIELIARDQLKGGDVLPSVRSLASDLGVNMHTVNKSYHELERKGIIRIVPKSGAVINPSIRDGISQEHRLRIVEELKPIIAEAIVLGMNAEDIQQLASSILSDMKEE
- a CDS encoding DUF5808 domain-containing protein, whose protein sequence is MSLSIFLITLAFIILLQSAIPFLLKGSIVFGVTIPEQHMKERAISSYKRFYSATILITGFLALIVYFLWAKNRTLSEDQVVFAGLAIQFGILFLCMIMYLYFHAKTTKLKRTHKWGAGLKPVRIADLASHAKDEMLPSYMFALPALITAGLLVYTASQYSQLPAMIPTHWDIDGQPDAFSQKTSFSAISLLLILLVIQGMMFGINVMTKRSGIKLTSAKKKSSQVQQLAFRKYSSWFLFFTTVLITILFGFIQLVIIQGGMGNAAFMAAVPLGFLSIMLIVTAVYAFKVGQGGSRIQVTAEEEETMDTTFVDDDQYWKAGIFYVNKNDPSIFVEKRFGVGWAINFGNPIGYIFLLVSILLILLISFFI
- a CDS encoding LysE family transporter, with the translated sequence MLVLLFSSILLGLSIALPIGTISIEMIKQGLKNGFMHGWSVGLGGMTIDVILIILLFVGLAPILTIPFIQVPLWIIGAIVLFHIGYDSIKNADHEITLVGEKSAKSLKSSYKNGLLVAISPGNLVFWVSIFGTILSNSFDSSNIFNFFIVSVGIIIGILIHDIGLMAVVTGARKFLKPTYIKRASIVAGLVLIGFGCYFLYKFIDSIPMIMQRS
- a CDS encoding HAD family hydrolase; translated protein: MKFVFDLDGTICFKGQPVSEKVLVALEKLVAGGHEVIFASARPVRDLLPVLHERFHQFSMIGGNGSMVALNGKIISTVSFDEETISNIVQLLRAHSVSYLVDGDWDYAYTGPASHPIKNNLDPLRRAKNITLDKLQSIVKVLILTSDNMEEVEAQLSRMDVVVHSHGNEGVLDISPKGVDKWSGLQQLGVEEGEYIAFGNDANDIAMFQHAMYSVMIGENLQLAPLSSEKLSLCGDTEDHIVQRLMELGELTSINKSVKV